The sequence TATTCACCCGAAACAGGGTTTTGTTCAGAAATAGATACCTTAATATTTTAATTTATGAACATAAAATAGTGAAAATCAATGGAATTTAAAATAATAGGAACTTTTGTTTGGTACTATTTTATTTGTAAAAGAGAAGTGTGGTTTATGGCTCATAATATTCAACCATCACAAGAAAATCCATATATTGAAATTGGAAGATTAATTAGTGAAGAATTCTACCCAAGAGAGAAAAAAGAAATAAAATTAGAGTCAATGATAATTGATATCATAAAATGTAAGGACGGACAACTTCTTATTGGAGAAGTAAAGAAGAGTTCAAAATATTTAGAGGCAGCAAAAATGCAATTGCTGTTTTATTTATATCAATTAAAAGAAAAAGGGGTAGAAGCAAAAGGGGAATTGTTAATTCCAAAAGAGAAAAAAAGGATTGAAGTTGTTCTTAATGAAGAAAATGAGAGAAAATTACTTCTGGATATAGAAAAAATAAAAAATATAATAAGTCAGAATAAACTACCAGAAAAGGTAAAAAATCAATTTTGTAGAAATTGTGCTTATGATGAGTTCTGTTGGAGTTAAAAAATATGAAAAAAACAATATTTGTTTTTTCAGATGGGCAGTTTCAGAGAAAAGGAAATACTTTATATTTTGAGACAAAAGAAGGAGAGAAAAAATATCTTCCAGTTGAAAATATAAGCGAAATAATGGTAATGGGAGAAGTTGATTTAAATAAAAGGTTTCTTGAATTTTTATCTCAAACAGAAATTATTCTTCATTTTTTCAATCACTATGGATATTACATTGGTTCATTTTACCCAAGGCAA comes from bacterium and encodes:
- the cas4 gene encoding CRISPR-associated protein Cas4 gives rise to the protein MEFKIIGTFVWYYFICKREVWFMAHNIQPSQENPYIEIGRLISEEFYPREKKEIKLESMIIDIIKCKDGQLLIGEVKKSSKYLEAAKMQLLFYLYQLKEKGVEAKGELLIPKEKKRIEVVLNEENERKLLLDIEKIKNIISQNKLPEKVKNQFCRNCAYDEFCWS